The Choloepus didactylus isolate mChoDid1 chromosome 15, mChoDid1.pri, whole genome shotgun sequence genome segment CTCCGTTGCACACAGAATCAGATCGCTGGCATTCAGAACCCTCCCCCACCAAATTTTCCAGGCTGCTTATCATCCAATAATGTCTTCTACCAGACCTCCCCTTGACCCCCCTACTTTCTTGTTCATCACGTTCAGCTGCCCAGAATGGCCTTTCTGCCTCCATATTTGTGCAGACTTTAAAAGCTTATCTGAAATTCCACCTCCTCCAAGGAGGATGTCTAGAAGGCCTTCTCTGAAAGGATCTAGTTGGTTGATTTGCTGACACTTAGGCTGTGGGTGTCCCTGCCAGTGGAGCAGGGAGACCTGGTCCTTGCAACCTCCCTGAATTGTGGATTTGAGGGGCTCTTCCAAGGTCCCAGGAACCTCTGGCTTACCTCCTgaccctccttccctcctgttACAAAGCCTTCCAGATCCTACAGCTCTTTGTCtgcttccctgcctccccttGCCATGTTCCTTGTTTACTGAATGATTTTAAGGAAGTCTCTTAATCTCTCTGGGTCTGTCTCAGGCTGGGTTCCTTTGGTTCTAGTCAGAGCTCAGTGCACAGGATGTTTATTTAGAAGGGCTCTTGGGATCCACCTGTGGAAGGGAGTAGGGAGGACGCTGGACTTGGCAGAGAGAGATTTTGGACCGTGACATAGGCCAGACAGATGTGACCTTTTTCATGGAGAGCTCTGCAGCCAAAATGACCCCCCAGAGTGGCCCCATATTGGGCCAAATGGCCAGTCCTTTGCCCCCGCCTCCACTACTGACTGCATTCAGGCTGCCTGGGGAAGGGTGTGCTCTCAGGCAAGGCTGCTCTCTGCAACAGAGGAATCCCTGAAGGGGACTTGCTGGGGCTGCAAGTCCTTCCTTTATGGGGAGTCTGGGCAGCTTCTTCCATTGTAAAAGGGGGATCATAATACTTCATTAGGCTCTTCGCAGAGTGAAATGCAGCAATGCACACACTCTTAGTCACTGTTACCAGATCAGGATATTTAGTATGTGGGTATTGgtctccagcctgctggggaaTGCCAAGCCCAGGCCACTCCTCTGCTCCTGGGGTGACTGCGGGGTGCTTGTGCATAATGTGTGCATGTTGTGTGCAGAGTGGTCAGGGGAGTTAGGAGGTTGTCTTCACGTGAGCTAAATCTCAAATTTAGACTTTTGAAGTTTCTCTAGATGAGGTTATAAACACAGtcacataaataaataacaaatgaaatGTGTTCATCATGGAAATTTAAATTTGCATTCAACTAGCGGATGAATTACATTTTTAGTTAATCATCTTGTGAACAGCACTATTTATTACATTGTCTTGTTGTCTTTAATTTCTCCAATACACGTTTAATATGAGCCACCTTATCTATGATCCTGCtttggaatttcttcttcttctccttttaaTATTTGGGGTGCTTGAGAAATGGTAGTGGCCCAGGCCCCTCTGCCTCTGGGAACCCTGGTACCACAAGCAGCGAGGCTGGCCTATTGGGTTGGGATGGGAGCCAGAAGCAGCTGAACAACTTAGCTGCAGCCCTCCGGCTCGGCTCGCTGCTCAACCGCTTCTCCTCGCCTTGCCGCGGAACATCAAGTGCTCCGTTCACAGGTTCACCAGCCCCGAGGGAACTCCGGCCCGGGCCTGTGCTCGCTGTCCATACGGCAGGACGCTCCACCGAGCACGCTCTGTGCCGACTGGAATCTGAGAGGCGCCCAATCCCGAGTGGCCACTTCAGGATTTCCCTGGGGCGAGAGCAGGAAACGCGAGAAAAGCAAGAATTGGGAGCCCCGACCGTCCCTGGCGCAGCCGAGGGCACCTTTCTCGGTCTGGTCCCGCCGCCCGCCGGCCCGGAGCGGCGCCGGGAGGAGCCGCGCGTGGGACCCCAGCATAGGGCGCGCAGACTCCGGGAAGGGGTTTGTAGGTCGAAGGGGACTAGACAGGTGGGGTAAAACCGGGCGGAGAGAGACGCCTTACTTTGTGCCTCTGACCTTAGATTTCGGTTCTTTgtcacagaaaagaaaagcaaggcgTTCGGATGTCATGTGACCAGGGCGCCCCGGGCACTTGCCTGGGTTTGGGGACGCGGGAGCCGCTGCGCCCCCAGCGTGCCGCTACCGGGAGACTCACCCGCTGGGCTGCGCCGGACCTCAGATCCCGGAGCAGGCCCCCCGGTACCGGCGTCACCTATGCTCCCTCCAGGGTCGGCGCCCGAGGCGCTGGCTTCAGAGAAGGGGTCTTGGCGGCGATCTCGCAAGCTGCGTGGCTTTGGACAAGTTACCTGGGCAAGTCCAGGACTTGTCCTGGAGATTAAATGCGACCATATGTAAAGCTTCGCACAGTCCAAGGCTGATTGCCCTTAAGAAATGGGGGCTGATGTTACTGGAAGCAAAGCCTCCATCCAGCATCTGTGGAGGGGCCTGGCAATGGCACTGAGTGTGGGGGTTGCCCGCTTTACAGAGGCCAGTCCTGGGGGAATCCTGGCAGCAGCCGTTCCCACCCAGTCCACATTGTAGAACTGGGGGGACAGTTGGAGAGAACCACTGTTCCCCTGACTTCCGGGACCACTGCTCTGCCTGCTTTTTCCTGCCCAActtatttccatttctcctgCAATCTCTCTGCCCTCCCACGCACTCAACCCCCCTCTGCGCCTCCTCAATAGATCAACAAACTGTTATGGAATgcctaataataataacaagGCAACTGAAGTTCAAAGAGGTTGTTTAAGGCCACTCCACTAGTTCTGGGCAGGAGTCACCAGTCTGAGGCAACTGGAGAGtatgaataaataagtaatagTGTTTAAGATAAGAGAAGGTTGTTTATGTTTGGGGGTGAAGGGTCAGAGCTGTCAATCAGTTACTGGGTATTTTCTGAGCACACACACTGTACTGGCTCATACCAGCTGCTGAGGGAAGGGAGGTCAAAAAGATAGACAATGAAGTTCCTGCCCCCAGAAACACTAGCATTTAGTCCCCCCCCCCATTCAAGGAGCTGAGGccattttactgatttttatttttaaacccttACATCATCattagagaaaattattttaaaagattctaCCCAATTCCATTTTCCAATACATTAGTTTCTATATGTTTGCCCAATTTTTATCAATAGTTATacaaagcttttatttttaaatatggtatTCAAATAACTGTGCAtaattttgtacatattttgCAAACATGTTTCCCTGTTTCCTCATAGTCTTCATCGTTATCATTTTTATGTGGCATAGTATTCCCTCATATAGCCATACCATATTTAGTCACTTTTCTGTTACTGGTTGACTTCAGTTTTTTGC includes the following:
- the LOC119509873 gene encoding uncharacterized protein LOC119509873, which gives rise to MVVAQAPLPLGTLLQPSGSARCSTASPRLAAEHQVLRSQVHQPRGNSGPGLCSLSIRQDAPPSTLCADWNLRGAQSRVATSGFPWGESRKREKSKNWEPRPSLAQPRAPFSVWSRRPPARSGAGRSRAWDPSIGRADSGKGKEKQGVRMSCDQGAPGTCLGLGTREPLRPQRAATGRLTRWAAPDLRSRSRPPGTGVTYAPSRVGARGAGFREGVLAAISQAAWLWTSYLGKSRTCPGD